The Coffea arabica cultivar ET-39 chromosome 1e, Coffea Arabica ET-39 HiFi, whole genome shotgun sequence genome has a window encoding:
- the LOC113718634 gene encoding uncharacterized protein isoform X3 has product MAPLNFVNKVHAVSRLEEQEGSDNHLAAANVDVDIREVYFLIMRFLSTGPCQKTFTQILDELLEHELLPRRYHAWYSRSGAQSGHENDDGVSFPLNYDNLVKRFPHIEDDHLVKLLRQLMLNTSTPLPCIVGRTVPSASDVPTLLGTGSFSLLCSDRNSVSKQVKHVASYLRWPHMLADQVRGLSLREIGGGFSKHHRAPSVRFASYAVAKPSMMVQKMQNIKKLRGHRDAVYCAIFDRSGRYVITGSDDRLVKIWSMETAFCLASCRGHEGDITDLAVSSNNILVASASNDYSIRVWRLPDGFPISVLQGHTGAVTAIAFSPRPSSVYQLLSSSDDGTCRIWDARSSDCSPRVYLPTPLEVVSGKTSSLPLANVPSSSNVSQCHQILCCAYNANGTVFVTGSSDTHARVWSACKSNSDDPEQPSHEIDLLAGHENDVNYVQFSSCAVASRSSASDFSTEENIPKFKNSWFSHDNIVTCSRDGSAIIWTPKSRRSQGKVGRWIRAYHLKVPPPPMPPQPPRGGPRQRFLPTPRGVNMIVWSLDNRFVLAAIMDNRICVWNASDGSLVHSLTGHTASTYVLDVHPFNPRIAMSAGYDGKTIVWDIWEGIPIWTYEIGRFKLVDGKFSQDGTSIVLSDDVGQIYLLNTGQGEAQKDAKYDQFFLGDYRPLVQDTHGNTLDQETQVVLYNRNIQDPLCDSSLIPYPEPYQSAYQRRRLGALNIEWCPSSSKLAVGPDIGLGQEYQVLPLADLDLVVEPVPEFADMMYLEPENDVIHNETDSEYYITDEYTSEDEEEHSSDNSSSDPESSEENIVGRSQKDGLRRSIRKKSLSEVEPMSTSGRHVKKRILHGNDVPLSKSKRTKRSRSGRKYTSKRKSAEVKLTRSQRLAARNAINGFSHISEISTDGEEDESPEGDSSGNNSSFLSTNIKTQQPVDYLLNEKRYLAGDQGSLNESEAAVTCPRTNVGNKKKLVLKLTLHNSKKSLPPEHIRSQSADHTVTASYPSKDSGSSYTGVTKLLEGKELENIEEDLTTIAGCEQTKVHLGEAKVQSTNWMRSAHPVPADLCYGSKLSSNCHSETCSIKHCIKPEDDCSNFRTGLEIVNHKPLSKAYNEKQEREASVSEDADGVKVSDQNLGKGGENISDTYPCRNCDLVDGKNHSGGLNEIQKPKPTILKIKSKKISGHSFPMEQNNLPSMPEDYKTALYEGTCASIYKGDEFPDIATDEMRRKRSLRLKATTRETGVLKQKSIEKPSGGALNHLPSRGMPMSKQTSNHGSTRNKGEGYNNEDRSALHALQQKSNWLLLSEQEEGYRYIPQLGDEVMYLRQGHQEYMKSVNSLEQPPWTRYGGNIRSVEVCLVEELDYSTIAGSGESGCRITLKFIDTSSEVNGHKFKLNLPELIDFPDFVVERTWYEASMNRNWTCRDKCLVWWRDESEEGGSWWDGRIISIKDKSLEFPDSPWERYVIKYKSASEDLHLHCPWEMHDPSSQCEHPCIDPEVRNKMLASVNRLLQSASRNQDQYGILKLDEVSQKDDFINKFPVPLSPDIIKLRLENNYYRTLDSLKHDIRVMLTNGQSYFARSKELSAKMCRLSDWFHKKFLKI; this is encoded by the exons ATGGCCCCTTTGAATTTTGTTAATAAGGTCCATGCAGTCTCTCGATTGGAAGAGCAGGAGGGTTCTGATAATCATCTTGCTGCAGCGAATGTAGATGTTGACATTAGAGAAGTTTATTTTCTGATTATGCGATTTTTATCAACTGGGCCATGCCAAAAAACTTTTACACAAATTTTAGATGAACTTTTAGAACATGAACTTCTACCAAGGAGATATCATGCTTGGTATTCAAGAAGCGGAGCACAAAGCGGTCACGAAAATGATGATGGCGTATCTTTCCCTTTAAACTATGATAATCTCGTCAAGAG GTTTCCTCACATTGAAGATGATCACCTGGTAAAGCTGCTTAGACAACTGATGTTGAACACTTCGACTCCATTACCTTGCATTGTTGGAAGAACTGTTCCAAGTGCTAGTGATGTGCCCACTCTTCTTGGAACTGgctccttttctcttttatgCA GTGATAGAAATAGTGTCAGCAAGCAAGTAAAACATGTTGCTTCTTATCTCCGTTGGCCTCACATGCTGGCAGATCAGGTCCGTGGACTAAGTTTGAGAGAAATTGGGGGTGGTTTTTCAAAACACCATCGGGCTCCATCAGTTCGCTTTGCCTCTTATGCTGTAGCTAAGCCGTCAATGATGGTGCAGAAGATGCAAAATATAAAGAAACTAAGGGGACACAGAGATGCTGTGTATTGTG CAATATTTGATCGCTCTGGAAGATATGTCATTACTGGGTCAGATGATCGTCTTGTCAAGATATGGTCCATGGAAACTGCATTTTGTCTAGCCAGTTGTCGAGGTCATGAA GGTGACATAACTGACTTAGCTGTTAGCTCAAACAATATATTAGTAGCATCTGCTTCCAATGACTACAGCATTCGTGTT TGGCGATTGCCAGATGGATTTCCAATTTCAGTTCTGCAAGGACATACAGGAGCTGTTACTGCCATTGCATTCAGTCCCAGGCCTAGCTCTGTCTATCAACTTTTATC GTCTTCAGATGATGGGACTTGCAGGATCTGGGATGCAAGATCCTCAGATTGTAGTCCACGTGTTTACTTGCCAACGCCATTGGAAGTTGTTTCTG GGAAGACAAGCAGCCTCCCTTTGGCTAATGTGCCTTCCTCAAGTAATGTATCCCAGTGCCATCAAATCTTATGCTGTGCCTACAATGCGAATGGAACTGTCTTTGTCACTGGAAGCTCTGATACTCATGCTAGG GTGTGGAGTGCTTGTAAATCCAATTCAGATGATCCAGAGCAACCTAGTCATGAGATTGATTTGCTAGCTGGCCATGAGAATGATGTCAACTATGTGCAATTCAG TAGCTGTGCTGTTGCTTCCAGGTCTTCGGCATCTGATTTTTCAACTGAGGAGAACattccaaaatttaaaaattctTG GTTTAGTCACGACAACATTGTTACCTGCTCCCGTGATGGCAGTGCTATTATTTGGACCCCTAAATCACGCAGATCTCAG GGTAAAGTGGGACGTTGGATACGAGCATACCATCTAAAAGTTCCTCCTCCACCGATGCCCCCTCAGCCTCCCCGAGGAGGTCCACGCCAGAGATTTCTTCCAACTCCTCGTGGTGTTAATATGATAGTGTGGAGCCTGGATAATCGCTTTGTGCTGGCTGCTATTATGG ATAATAGAATATGCGTTTGGAATGCTAGTGATGGTAGCTTGGTACATTCCTTGACTGGTCACACGGCATCT ACTTATGTTCTGGATGTTCATCCCTTCAATCCCAGAATTGCAATGAGCGCTGGGTATGATGGAAAAACTATTGTTTGGGAT ATATGGGAAGGCATTCCTATTTGGACATATGAGATTGGACGTTTTAAATTGGTTGATGGGAAGTTTTCACA AGATGGAACATCGATTGTACTCTCAGACGATGTTGGACAGATATATTTGCTAAACACAGGCCAAGGTGAAGCGCAGAAGGATGCTAAGTATGATCAG TTCTTCCTTGGAGATTACCGCCCTCTTGTCCAGGATACTCATGGCAATACTCTTGATCAG GAGACACAAGTTGTTCTGTATAATAGGAATATCCAGGACCCTCTTTGTGACTCAA GCTTGATTCCTTATCCAGAACCTTACCAGAGTGCATACCAGCGTCGTCGACTAGGTGCACTGAATATTGAGTGGTGTCCTTCATCTTCTAAACTTGCTGTTGGTCCAGATATTGGTTTGGGGCAAGAGTACCAAGTTTTACCTTTGGCTGACTTGGACTTGGTGGTTGAGCCAGTGCCTGAGTTTGCGGATATGATGTATTTGGAACCAGAAAATGATGTCATACACAATGAGACGGACTCAGAATACTACATTACTGATGAATATACTAGTGAAGATGAGGAGGAGCATTCAAGTGACAATTCATCTAGTGATCCAGAATCTAGTGAAGAAAATATAGTGGGAAGGAGTCAGAAAGATGGTCTTCGCAGATCAATAAGGAAAAAATCCTTGTCAGAA GTTGAGCCAATGTCTACATCTGGGAGGCATGTAAAGAAGAGGATTTTGCACGGGAATGATGTCCCCTTGTCTAAGAGTAAAAGAACAAAGAGGTCAAGAAGTGGCCGAAAATATACTTCAAAGAGGAAATCTGCGGAAGTGAAATTAACGAGGTCACAACGTTTAGCGGCAAGGAATGCAATTAATGGTTTTTCACATATTTCTGAAATTTCTACTGATGGAGAAGAGGATGAGAGCCCAGAAGGTGATTCATCAGGAAACAATTCATCGTTCCTCAGTACAAACATCAAGACCCAGCAACCTGTTGACTATCTGCTCAATGAGAAGAGGTATTTGGCTGGGGATCAAGGATCTTTAAATGAGTCCGAGGCTGCAGTCACGTGCCCTCGAACAAATGTGGGAAACAAGAAAAAGTTGGTTTTGAAGCTCACCCTTCACAACTCTAAGAAATCTTTGCCGCCAGAACATATCAGAAGCCAAAGTGCTGACCATACTGTCACAGCATCATATCCTTCAAAAGATTCAGGTTCTTCTTACACTGGGGTAACTAAACTTCTGGAAGGTAAAGAACTTGAAAACATTGAGGAGGACTTGACGACGATTGCAGGTTGTGAGCAAACCAAAGTTCATTTGGGGGAGGCGAAAGTTCAGTCAACAAACTGGATGCGTTCAGCTCATCCAGTGCCTGCAGATTTATGCTATGGTAGCAAATTGAGTTCCAATTGCCACTCTGAGACCTGTAGCATCAAACATTGTATCAAACCTGAGGATGACTGCAGCAATTTTCGAACTggtttggaaattgtaaaccaTAAGCCGTTAAGTAAGGCTTACAATGAGAAGCAAGAGCGTGAGGCTAGTGTATCAGAGGATGCAGATGGTGTAAAAGTTAGTGACCAAAATCTTGGGAAAGGAGGAGAGAACATTTCTGATACTTATCCATGTAGAAATTGTGATTTGGTTGATGGCAAAAACCACTCCGGTGGTTTAAATGAAATCCAAAAACCAAAGCCAACTATCCTAAAGATTAAATCAAAGAAGATATCTGGACATTCCTTTCCTATGGAGCAGAATAATCTTCCCAGTATGCCAGAAGACTATAAAACTGCATTATACGAAGGTACTTGTGCCAGTATCTATAAGGGAGATGAATTTCCTGATATTGCTACTGATGAAATGCGTAGGAAAAGATCCTTGAGGTTGAAGGCAACGACAAGGGAGACAGGTGTTCTTAAGCAGAAAAGCATTGAGAAGCCATCTGGAGGAGCACTTAACCATCTTCCTTCGAGAGGGATGCCAATGTCAAAACAGACCAGCAACCATGGGTCTACTAGAAACAAAGGAGAAGGCTACAATAATGAAGACAGAAGTGCACTACATGCTTTACAGCAAAAATCAAATTGGTTGTTGTTGTCGGAGCAGGAGGAAGGGTATCGTTACATCCCTCAACTTGGTGATGAAGTAATGTACTTAAGACAG GGTCATCAAGAATATATGAAGTCTGTTAACTCATTAGAACAACCCCCTTGGACGAGGTACGGAGGAAATATTAGATCTGTTGAAGTTTGTTTGGTTGAAGAACTGGATTACTCAACAATTGCAGGTTCTGGGGAGAGTGGTTGTAGAATTACTCTTAAATTTATAGACACTTCATCAGAAGTGAATGGACATAAATTTAAACTCAACCTGCCTGAACTGATTGATTTTCCTGATTTTGTTGTCGAAAGAACATGGTATGAAGCCTCTATGAATAGAAACTGGACCTGTAGAGATAAATGTTTGGTTTGGTGGAGGGATGAGAGTGAGGAAGGTGGTAGTTGGTGGGATGGTCGAATAATTTCCATTAAAGACAAGTCTTTGGAGTTTCCTGACAGTCCATGGGAGAGATATGTTATTAAATACAAGAGTGCTTCAGAAGATTTGCATCTTCATTGTCCCTGGGAGATGCATGATCCATCCAGTCAGTGTGAGCATCCCTGTATTGATCCTGaagtaagaaacaaaatgctgGCGTCTGTAAATAGATTACTGCAATCTGCAAGCAGAAATCAG GATCAATATGGGATTCTAAAGTTGGATGAAGTTTCTCAGAAGGATGACTTTATAAACAA GTTTCCTGTTCCATTATCACCTGACATAATCAAGTTAAGGTTAGAAAACAACTACTACAGGACCTTGGATTCTTTGAAGCATGATATCAGGGTGATGTTAACGAATGGTCAGAGTTACTTTGCGAGAAGCAAGgagctttcggccaagatgtGCCGGTTGTCTGATTGGTTTCACAAGAAATTCTTAAAGATATGA
- the LOC113718634 gene encoding uncharacterized protein isoform X2: protein MDFQKCPSWSDVPSTKMAPLNFVNKVHAVSRLEEQEGSDNHLAAANVDVDIREVYFLIMRFLSTGPCQKTFTQILDELLEHELLPRRYHAWYSRSGAQSGHENDDGVSFPLNYDNLVKRFPHIEDDHLVKLLRQLMLNTSTPLPCIVGRTVPSASDVPTLLGTGSFSLLCSDRNSVSKQVKHVASYLRWPHMLADQVRGLSLREIGGGFSKHHRAPSVRFASYAVAKPSMMVQKMQNIKKLRGHRDAVYCAIFDRSGRYVITGSDDRLVKIWSMETAFCLASCRGHEGDITDLAVSSNNILVASASNDYSIRVWRLPDGFPISVLQGHTGAVTAIAFSPRPSSVYQLLSSSDDGTCRIWDARSSDCSPRVYLPTPLEVVSGKTSSLPLANVPSSSNVSQCHQILCCAYNANGTVFVTGSSDTHARVWSACKSNSDDPEQPSHEIDLLAGHENDVNYVQFSCAVASRSSASDFSTEENIPKFKNSWFSHDNIVTCSRDGSAIIWTPKSRRSQGKVGRWIRAYHLKVPPPPMPPQPPRGGPRQRFLPTPRGVNMIVWSLDNRFVLAAIMDNRICVWNASDGSLVHSLTGHTASTYVLDVHPFNPRIAMSAGYDGKTIVWDIWEGIPIWTYEIGRFKLVDGKFSQDGTSIVLSDDVGQIYLLNTGQGEAQKDAKYDQFFLGDYRPLVQDTHGNTLDQETQVVLYNRNIQDPLCDSSLIPYPEPYQSAYQRRRLGALNIEWCPSSSKLAVGPDIGLGQEYQVLPLADLDLVVEPVPEFADMMYLEPENDVIHNETDSEYYITDEYTSEDEEEHSSDNSSSDPESSEENIVGRSQKDGLRRSIRKKSLSEVEPMSTSGRHVKKRILHGNDVPLSKSKRTKRSRSGRKYTSKRKSAEVKLTRSQRLAARNAINGFSHISEISTDGEEDESPEGDSSGNNSSFLSTNIKTQQPVDYLLNEKRYLAGDQGSLNESEAAVTCPRTNVGNKKKLVLKLTLHNSKKSLPPEHIRSQSADHTVTASYPSKDSGSSYTGVTKLLEGKELENIEEDLTTIAGCEQTKVHLGEAKVQSTNWMRSAHPVPADLCYGSKLSSNCHSETCSIKHCIKPEDDCSNFRTGLEIVNHKPLSKAYNEKQEREASVSEDADGVKVSDQNLGKGGENISDTYPCRNCDLVDGKNHSGGLNEIQKPKPTILKIKSKKISGHSFPMEQNNLPSMPEDYKTALYEGTCASIYKGDEFPDIATDEMRRKRSLRLKATTRETGVLKQKSIEKPSGGALNHLPSRGMPMSKQTSNHGSTRNKGEGYNNEDRSALHALQQKSNWLLLSEQEEGYRYIPQLGDEVMYLRQGHQEYMKSVNSLEQPPWTRYGGNIRSVEVCLVEELDYSTIAGSGESGCRITLKFIDTSSEVNGHKFKLNLPELIDFPDFVVERTWYEASMNRNWTCRDKCLVWWRDESEEGGSWWDGRIISIKDKSLEFPDSPWERYVIKYKSASEDLHLHCPWEMHDPSSQCEHPCIDPEVRNKMLASVNRLLQSASRNQDQYGILKLDEVSQKDDFINKFPVPLSPDIIKLRLENNYYRTLDSLKHDIRVMLTNGQSYFARSKELSAKMCRLSDWFHKKFLKI, encoded by the exons ATGGATTTTCAGAAGTGCCCATCTTGGAGCGACGTGCCTTCTACAAAAATGGCCCCTTTGAATTTTGTTAATAAGGTCCATGCAGTCTCTCGATTGGAAGAGCAGGAGGGTTCTGATAATCATCTTGCTGCAGCGAATGTAGATGTTGACATTAGAGAAGTTTATTTTCTGATTATGCGATTTTTATCAACTGGGCCATGCCAAAAAACTTTTACACAAATTTTAGATGAACTTTTAGAACATGAACTTCTACCAAGGAGATATCATGCTTGGTATTCAAGAAGCGGAGCACAAAGCGGTCACGAAAATGATGATGGCGTATCTTTCCCTTTAAACTATGATAATCTCGTCAAGAG GTTTCCTCACATTGAAGATGATCACCTGGTAAAGCTGCTTAGACAACTGATGTTGAACACTTCGACTCCATTACCTTGCATTGTTGGAAGAACTGTTCCAAGTGCTAGTGATGTGCCCACTCTTCTTGGAACTGgctccttttctcttttatgCA GTGATAGAAATAGTGTCAGCAAGCAAGTAAAACATGTTGCTTCTTATCTCCGTTGGCCTCACATGCTGGCAGATCAGGTCCGTGGACTAAGTTTGAGAGAAATTGGGGGTGGTTTTTCAAAACACCATCGGGCTCCATCAGTTCGCTTTGCCTCTTATGCTGTAGCTAAGCCGTCAATGATGGTGCAGAAGATGCAAAATATAAAGAAACTAAGGGGACACAGAGATGCTGTGTATTGTG CAATATTTGATCGCTCTGGAAGATATGTCATTACTGGGTCAGATGATCGTCTTGTCAAGATATGGTCCATGGAAACTGCATTTTGTCTAGCCAGTTGTCGAGGTCATGAA GGTGACATAACTGACTTAGCTGTTAGCTCAAACAATATATTAGTAGCATCTGCTTCCAATGACTACAGCATTCGTGTT TGGCGATTGCCAGATGGATTTCCAATTTCAGTTCTGCAAGGACATACAGGAGCTGTTACTGCCATTGCATTCAGTCCCAGGCCTAGCTCTGTCTATCAACTTTTATC GTCTTCAGATGATGGGACTTGCAGGATCTGGGATGCAAGATCCTCAGATTGTAGTCCACGTGTTTACTTGCCAACGCCATTGGAAGTTGTTTCTG GGAAGACAAGCAGCCTCCCTTTGGCTAATGTGCCTTCCTCAAGTAATGTATCCCAGTGCCATCAAATCTTATGCTGTGCCTACAATGCGAATGGAACTGTCTTTGTCACTGGAAGCTCTGATACTCATGCTAGG GTGTGGAGTGCTTGTAAATCCAATTCAGATGATCCAGAGCAACCTAGTCATGAGATTGATTTGCTAGCTGGCCATGAGAATGATGTCAACTATGTGCAATTCAG CTGTGCTGTTGCTTCCAGGTCTTCGGCATCTGATTTTTCAACTGAGGAGAACattccaaaatttaaaaattctTG GTTTAGTCACGACAACATTGTTACCTGCTCCCGTGATGGCAGTGCTATTATTTGGACCCCTAAATCACGCAGATCTCAG GGTAAAGTGGGACGTTGGATACGAGCATACCATCTAAAAGTTCCTCCTCCACCGATGCCCCCTCAGCCTCCCCGAGGAGGTCCACGCCAGAGATTTCTTCCAACTCCTCGTGGTGTTAATATGATAGTGTGGAGCCTGGATAATCGCTTTGTGCTGGCTGCTATTATGG ATAATAGAATATGCGTTTGGAATGCTAGTGATGGTAGCTTGGTACATTCCTTGACTGGTCACACGGCATCT ACTTATGTTCTGGATGTTCATCCCTTCAATCCCAGAATTGCAATGAGCGCTGGGTATGATGGAAAAACTATTGTTTGGGAT ATATGGGAAGGCATTCCTATTTGGACATATGAGATTGGACGTTTTAAATTGGTTGATGGGAAGTTTTCACA AGATGGAACATCGATTGTACTCTCAGACGATGTTGGACAGATATATTTGCTAAACACAGGCCAAGGTGAAGCGCAGAAGGATGCTAAGTATGATCAG TTCTTCCTTGGAGATTACCGCCCTCTTGTCCAGGATACTCATGGCAATACTCTTGATCAG GAGACACAAGTTGTTCTGTATAATAGGAATATCCAGGACCCTCTTTGTGACTCAA GCTTGATTCCTTATCCAGAACCTTACCAGAGTGCATACCAGCGTCGTCGACTAGGTGCACTGAATATTGAGTGGTGTCCTTCATCTTCTAAACTTGCTGTTGGTCCAGATATTGGTTTGGGGCAAGAGTACCAAGTTTTACCTTTGGCTGACTTGGACTTGGTGGTTGAGCCAGTGCCTGAGTTTGCGGATATGATGTATTTGGAACCAGAAAATGATGTCATACACAATGAGACGGACTCAGAATACTACATTACTGATGAATATACTAGTGAAGATGAGGAGGAGCATTCAAGTGACAATTCATCTAGTGATCCAGAATCTAGTGAAGAAAATATAGTGGGAAGGAGTCAGAAAGATGGTCTTCGCAGATCAATAAGGAAAAAATCCTTGTCAGAA GTTGAGCCAATGTCTACATCTGGGAGGCATGTAAAGAAGAGGATTTTGCACGGGAATGATGTCCCCTTGTCTAAGAGTAAAAGAACAAAGAGGTCAAGAAGTGGCCGAAAATATACTTCAAAGAGGAAATCTGCGGAAGTGAAATTAACGAGGTCACAACGTTTAGCGGCAAGGAATGCAATTAATGGTTTTTCACATATTTCTGAAATTTCTACTGATGGAGAAGAGGATGAGAGCCCAGAAGGTGATTCATCAGGAAACAATTCATCGTTCCTCAGTACAAACATCAAGACCCAGCAACCTGTTGACTATCTGCTCAATGAGAAGAGGTATTTGGCTGGGGATCAAGGATCTTTAAATGAGTCCGAGGCTGCAGTCACGTGCCCTCGAACAAATGTGGGAAACAAGAAAAAGTTGGTTTTGAAGCTCACCCTTCACAACTCTAAGAAATCTTTGCCGCCAGAACATATCAGAAGCCAAAGTGCTGACCATACTGTCACAGCATCATATCCTTCAAAAGATTCAGGTTCTTCTTACACTGGGGTAACTAAACTTCTGGAAGGTAAAGAACTTGAAAACATTGAGGAGGACTTGACGACGATTGCAGGTTGTGAGCAAACCAAAGTTCATTTGGGGGAGGCGAAAGTTCAGTCAACAAACTGGATGCGTTCAGCTCATCCAGTGCCTGCAGATTTATGCTATGGTAGCAAATTGAGTTCCAATTGCCACTCTGAGACCTGTAGCATCAAACATTGTATCAAACCTGAGGATGACTGCAGCAATTTTCGAACTggtttggaaattgtaaaccaTAAGCCGTTAAGTAAGGCTTACAATGAGAAGCAAGAGCGTGAGGCTAGTGTATCAGAGGATGCAGATGGTGTAAAAGTTAGTGACCAAAATCTTGGGAAAGGAGGAGAGAACATTTCTGATACTTATCCATGTAGAAATTGTGATTTGGTTGATGGCAAAAACCACTCCGGTGGTTTAAATGAAATCCAAAAACCAAAGCCAACTATCCTAAAGATTAAATCAAAGAAGATATCTGGACATTCCTTTCCTATGGAGCAGAATAATCTTCCCAGTATGCCAGAAGACTATAAAACTGCATTATACGAAGGTACTTGTGCCAGTATCTATAAGGGAGATGAATTTCCTGATATTGCTACTGATGAAATGCGTAGGAAAAGATCCTTGAGGTTGAAGGCAACGACAAGGGAGACAGGTGTTCTTAAGCAGAAAAGCATTGAGAAGCCATCTGGAGGAGCACTTAACCATCTTCCTTCGAGAGGGATGCCAATGTCAAAACAGACCAGCAACCATGGGTCTACTAGAAACAAAGGAGAAGGCTACAATAATGAAGACAGAAGTGCACTACATGCTTTACAGCAAAAATCAAATTGGTTGTTGTTGTCGGAGCAGGAGGAAGGGTATCGTTACATCCCTCAACTTGGTGATGAAGTAATGTACTTAAGACAG GGTCATCAAGAATATATGAAGTCTGTTAACTCATTAGAACAACCCCCTTGGACGAGGTACGGAGGAAATATTAGATCTGTTGAAGTTTGTTTGGTTGAAGAACTGGATTACTCAACAATTGCAGGTTCTGGGGAGAGTGGTTGTAGAATTACTCTTAAATTTATAGACACTTCATCAGAAGTGAATGGACATAAATTTAAACTCAACCTGCCTGAACTGATTGATTTTCCTGATTTTGTTGTCGAAAGAACATGGTATGAAGCCTCTATGAATAGAAACTGGACCTGTAGAGATAAATGTTTGGTTTGGTGGAGGGATGAGAGTGAGGAAGGTGGTAGTTGGTGGGATGGTCGAATAATTTCCATTAAAGACAAGTCTTTGGAGTTTCCTGACAGTCCATGGGAGAGATATGTTATTAAATACAAGAGTGCTTCAGAAGATTTGCATCTTCATTGTCCCTGGGAGATGCATGATCCATCCAGTCAGTGTGAGCATCCCTGTATTGATCCTGaagtaagaaacaaaatgctgGCGTCTGTAAATAGATTACTGCAATCTGCAAGCAGAAATCAG GATCAATATGGGATTCTAAAGTTGGATGAAGTTTCTCAGAAGGATGACTTTATAAACAA GTTTCCTGTTCCATTATCACCTGACATAATCAAGTTAAGGTTAGAAAACAACTACTACAGGACCTTGGATTCTTTGAAGCATGATATCAGGGTGATGTTAACGAATGGTCAGAGTTACTTTGCGAGAAGCAAGgagctttcggccaagatgtGCCGGTTGTCTGATTGGTTTCACAAGAAATTCTTAAAGATATGA